The following are from one region of the Juglans regia cultivar Chandler chromosome 10, Walnut 2.0, whole genome shotgun sequence genome:
- the LOC108985941 gene encoding phosphate transporter PHO1 homolog 9-like isoform X1: MCVYIYYNLQKLIFFFGKKMKFGKEFAAQMVQEWRDAYMDYNSLKTVLKDIGRIRQRSVSTPVMAASTSKSSLKRKVSFYRAFSGLTSRHRSSPRKNEDEVILVHAVEQQEGADGHYQTMFLMSSDTGGEYELVFFRRLDDEFNKVLNFYKMKVQEVMDEANELTEQMDALIAVRINVDKPMVKSHFLGADLENLASNERNPGRQHMDLIQEIEMSAEGNLEEQNQNEIFENSGDNYRKGKGQKISIQGSRPTSLEILDHAQINNLTPETPVSTLKAILMSTNSATSFGKKELRKAEELMTQAFTEFYRKLQILKSYCFLNLLAFSKIMKKLASLPQITSRNASKTYMAMVDNSYLGSSDEITRLMERVEATFIKHFANGNHRKGMKILRPKARRERHRITFSLGFFSGCSLALVVATVVLIHARDLLKSHGRTQYMDNMFPLYSLFGFIVLHMLMYSANIYFWRRFRVNYSFIFGFKQGTELGYRQVFLLSSVLAVLALVGVISNLDMEMDERTRSFGALTELVPLGLLTVVVLIIFCPFNIIYRSSRFILIQSAFHCLCAPLYKVTLQDFFLADQLTSQVQAFRSLEFYVCYYGWGDFKIRSNKCQASGVYNSFYFVVAIVPYWMRFLQSLRRLIEEKDAMHGYNGLKYFSILVAVAMRTTHDLQKGMIWKIMAAVSSGVATIIATYWDIVVDWGLLRRDSKNPWLRDKLLVSNRSVYFAAMALNVVLRLAWMQSVLGFREAPFLHRQALIAIVACLEIIRRGIWNFFRLENEHLNNVGKYRAFKSVPLPFHHYNDEDRNI, translated from the exons atgtgtgtgtatatatactataatctGCAaaagctgatttttttttttggaaagaagaTGAAGTTCGGAAAAGAATTCGCGGCACAGATGGTGCAGGAATGGCGTGACGCGTACATGGACTACAACAGTCTGAAAACAGTGTTGAAAGATATCGGGCGGATCAGACAAAGAAGCGTATCAACGCCAGTCATGGCCGCATCGACCTCAAaaagttctttgaaaagaaaggtTTCCTTCTACAGAGCTTTTAGCGGGCTAACAAGCCGGCACAGAAGCTCTCCGAGAAAGAATGAGGATGAAGTAATTCTTGTTCATGCAGTGGAGCAGCAGGAGGGCGCAGATGGGCACTACCAAACCATGTTCCTCATGTCTTCCGACACCGGCGGAGAGTACGAGCTTGTTTTCTTCAGGAGGCTTGATGATGAGTTCAATAAGGTCTTAAACTTCTACAAAATGAAGGTGCAGGAAGTTATGGACGAGGCAAATGAATTGACTGAGCAGATGGATGCTTTGATTGCTGTTCGCATAAATGTGGATAAACCGATGGTGAAATCTCATTTTCTTGGAGCTGATTTGGAAAATCTTGCAAGCAATGAGAGAAATCCTGGACGGCAGCATATGGATTTGATTCAAGAAATTGAGATGAGCGCTGAAGGAAATTTGGAAGAGCAAAACCAAAACGAGATTTTCGAGAATTCTGGAGACAATTATAGGAAGGGCAAGGGACAAAAGATTTCCATCCAAGGATCGAGGCCAACATCATTAGAAATACTGGATCATGCACAGATCAATAATCTCACCCCAGAAACTCCAGTATCTACTTTGAAAGCCATTCTCATGAGTACGAATTCCGCCACGTCCTTCGGCAAGAAAGAGCTTAGGAAAGCAGAGGAACTAATGACACAGGCTTTTACTGAATTCTATCGAAAGCTGCAAATTCTGAAGAGCTACTG CTTTTTGAATCTATTGGCATTTTCAAAGATCATGAAGAA ACTGGCTTCACTACCACAGATCACTTCAAGAAATGCATCAAAGACTTATATGGCGATGGTGGACAATTCTTATCTCGGTAGCTCGGATGAG ATTACTAGGCTCATGGAAAGGGTGGAGGCTACCTTCATTAAGCACTTTGCAAATGGAAATCATAGAAAAGGAATGAAGATTTTAAGGCCAAAAGCCAGAAGGGAGAGACATCGGATTACGTTTTCCTTGG GTTTCTTCTCTGGCTGCTCACTTGCACTTGTAGTAGCCACCGTTGTGCTTATACATGCAAGAGATCTGCTGAAAAGCCATGGGCGTACTCAGTACATGGATAACATGTTTCCTCTTTACAG CTTGTTCGGATTCATTGTCCTGCATATGCTTATGTACTCTGCAAACATATACTTTTGGAGGCGTTTCAGAGTCAATTATTCGTTTATTTTCGGCTTCAAGCAAGGAACAGAATTGGGTTACAGACAAGTCTTTCTTCTCAGTTCAGTTCTTGCTGTACTTGCATTGGTTGGcgtcatttcaaatttagatatgGAAATGGACGAAAGAACAAGAAGCTTCGGAGCCTTAACAGAACTAGTCCCTTTGGGATTACTTACT GTTGTGGTTCTCATAATATTCTGTCCCTTCAACATCATATACCGTTCAAGTCGCTTCATCCTAATCCAATCAGCGTTTCATTGTCTTTGTGCTCCTCTGTACAAG GTTACCCTCCAAGATTTTTTCTTGGCAGACCAGCTAACTAGCCAG GTGCAGGCTTTCAGAAGTCTTGAGTTCTATGTTTGTTATTATGGTTGGGGTGACTTCAAAATAAGATCAAACAAGTGCCAAGCAAGTGGTGTTTATAACAGTTTTTATTTCGTTGTAGCAATAGTTCCATACTGGATGCGTTTCCTGCAG AGCCTTCGACGCTTGATAGAGGAGAAAGATGCAATGCATGGGTATAATGGACTGAAATACTTCTCAATACTTGTAGCAGTTGCCATGAGGACAACTCATGATTTACAAAAGGGGATGATTTGGAAGATAATGGCTGCAGTGAGTTCAGGTGTTGCAACCATCATTGCTACATATTGGGACATTGTCGTAGATTGGGGTCTTTTGAGAAGGGATTCCAAAAACCCATGGCTGAGAGATAAACTCCTTGTATCGAACAGAAGTGTTTACTTTGCAGCAATG GCATTGAATGTTGTACTGAGACTTGCTTGGATGCAGTCAGTATTAGGGTTTAGGGAAGCACCTTTCCTGCATAGACAAGCGTTAATTGCAATAGTTGCCTGCTTGGAGATCATTCGACGTGGAATTTGGAATTTCTTCAg ATTGGAGAATGAACACTTGAACAATGTTGGGAAGTATCGAGCATTCAAGTCAGTGCCCCTACCTTTCCACCATTACAACGATGAAGACAGGAACATATAG
- the LOC108985939 gene encoding SPX domain-containing protein 4-like produces the protein MKFGKEFKTHLEETIPAWRDKFLCYKPLKKLLKHHFPNPATPDSDLHPNHLNNTSSTDGLDKKPTLADLQEWFILILNEELDKFNDFYVDKEEEFIIRFQELKERIEQVKEKSSKGGVFTSESEFSEEMMEIRKDFVTIHGEMVLLKNYSSLNFAGLVKILKKYDKRTGGLLCLPFTQLALDQPFFTTETLTRLVHECDENLELLFPLVAEVIESNPCTKELSSPPPSNAANISPKTPSTLAEETVDLYRSTIAAMKAIRGLQKASSTSNPMSFSSLYRNREDESNGAVTAENSASNSSASLHTGKDGDHEDSHSV, from the exons ATGAAATTCGGGAAGGAGTTCAAGACCCACCTAGAGGAGACCATCCCGGCGTGGAGGGACAAGTTCCTCTGCTACAAGCCCCTCAAGAAGCTCCTCAAACACCACTTTCCCAATCCCGCCACCCCAGATTCCGATCTTCATCCGAACCATCTTAATAATACTAGCAGTACTGATGGTCTCGATAAAAAACCCACCTTGGCGGACCTCCAAGAATGGTTCATTCTTATTCTCAATGAAGAGCTCGACAAGTTCAACGATTTCTACGTTGATAAAGAGGAAGAATTCATCATACGCTTTCAG GAGCTGAAGGAAAGAATAGAGCAAGTTAAGGAGAAGAGCAGCAAAGGTGGAGTTTTCACATCAGAGAGTGAATTTAGTGAAGAAATGATGGAGATTCGGAAGGACTTCGTCACCATTCATGGGGAAATGGTGcttctaaaaaattatagctCCTTAAATTTTGCAG GGCTAGTTAAGATCTTGAAGAAGTATGACAAGCGAACTGGGGGACTGTTGTGTCTACCATTTACCCAACTTGCCCTTGATCAACCTTTTTTTACAACAGAAACGCTCACAAGATTAGTCCATGAGTGTGATGAGAATCTTGAACTCCTTTTCCCATTGGTAGCAGAAGTTATTGAATCTAATCCTTGTACGAAAGAACTATCAAGCCCACCACCATCTAATGCAGCAAATATCTCACCCAAGACACCATCAACTCTTGCAGAGGAAACTGTGGATCTATACCGTAGCACTATTGCGGCAATGAAAGCAATACGAGGCCTTCAAAAAGCAAGCTCCACCAGCAATCCAATGTCATTCTCATCCCTTTATAGAAACCGGGAGGATGAGAGTAATGGTGCTGTAACTGCTGAAAACTCTGCTTCAAACTCTTCAGCCTCCTTGCATACTGGGAAAGATGGTGATCATGAGGATTCACATTCCGTGTGA
- the LOC108985941 gene encoding phosphate transporter PHO1 homolog 9-like isoform X2, whose translation MCVYIYYNLQKLIFFFGKKMKFGKEFAAQMVQEWRDAYMDYNSLKTVLKDIGRIRQRSVSTPVMAASTSKSSLKRKVSFYRAFSGLTSRHRSSPRKNEDEVILVHAVEQQEGADGHYQTMFLMSSDTGGEYELVFFRRLDDEFNKVLNFYKMKVQEVMDEANELTEQMDALIAVRINVDKPMVKSHFLGADLENLASNERNPGRQHMDLIQEIEMSAEGNLEEQNQNEIFENSGDNYRKGKGQKISIQGSRPTSLEILDHAQINNLTPETPVSTLKAILMSTNSATSFGKKELRKAEELMTQAFTEFYRKLQILKSYCFLNLLAFSKIMKKYEKITSRNASKTYMAMVDNSYLGSSDEITRLMERVEATFIKHFANGNHRKGMKILRPKARRERHRITFSLGFFSGCSLALVVATVVLIHARDLLKSHGRTQYMDNMFPLYSLFGFIVLHMLMYSANIYFWRRFRVNYSFIFGFKQGTELGYRQVFLLSSVLAVLALVGVISNLDMEMDERTRSFGALTELVPLGLLTVVVLIIFCPFNIIYRSSRFILIQSAFHCLCAPLYKVTLQDFFLADQLTSQVQAFRSLEFYVCYYGWGDFKIRSNKCQASGVYNSFYFVVAIVPYWMRFLQSLRRLIEEKDAMHGYNGLKYFSILVAVAMRTTHDLQKGMIWKIMAAVSSGVATIIATYWDIVVDWGLLRRDSKNPWLRDKLLVSNRSVYFAAMALNVVLRLAWMQSVLGFREAPFLHRQALIAIVACLEIIRRGIWNFFRLENEHLNNVGKYRAFKSVPLPFHHYNDEDRNI comes from the exons atgtgtgtgtatatatactataatctGCAaaagctgatttttttttttggaaagaagaTGAAGTTCGGAAAAGAATTCGCGGCACAGATGGTGCAGGAATGGCGTGACGCGTACATGGACTACAACAGTCTGAAAACAGTGTTGAAAGATATCGGGCGGATCAGACAAAGAAGCGTATCAACGCCAGTCATGGCCGCATCGACCTCAAaaagttctttgaaaagaaaggtTTCCTTCTACAGAGCTTTTAGCGGGCTAACAAGCCGGCACAGAAGCTCTCCGAGAAAGAATGAGGATGAAGTAATTCTTGTTCATGCAGTGGAGCAGCAGGAGGGCGCAGATGGGCACTACCAAACCATGTTCCTCATGTCTTCCGACACCGGCGGAGAGTACGAGCTTGTTTTCTTCAGGAGGCTTGATGATGAGTTCAATAAGGTCTTAAACTTCTACAAAATGAAGGTGCAGGAAGTTATGGACGAGGCAAATGAATTGACTGAGCAGATGGATGCTTTGATTGCTGTTCGCATAAATGTGGATAAACCGATGGTGAAATCTCATTTTCTTGGAGCTGATTTGGAAAATCTTGCAAGCAATGAGAGAAATCCTGGACGGCAGCATATGGATTTGATTCAAGAAATTGAGATGAGCGCTGAAGGAAATTTGGAAGAGCAAAACCAAAACGAGATTTTCGAGAATTCTGGAGACAATTATAGGAAGGGCAAGGGACAAAAGATTTCCATCCAAGGATCGAGGCCAACATCATTAGAAATACTGGATCATGCACAGATCAATAATCTCACCCCAGAAACTCCAGTATCTACTTTGAAAGCCATTCTCATGAGTACGAATTCCGCCACGTCCTTCGGCAAGAAAGAGCTTAGGAAAGCAGAGGAACTAATGACACAGGCTTTTACTGAATTCTATCGAAAGCTGCAAATTCTGAAGAGCTACTG CTTTTTGAATCTATTGGCATTTTCAAAGATCATGAAGAAGTATGAAAAG ATCACTTCAAGAAATGCATCAAAGACTTATATGGCGATGGTGGACAATTCTTATCTCGGTAGCTCGGATGAG ATTACTAGGCTCATGGAAAGGGTGGAGGCTACCTTCATTAAGCACTTTGCAAATGGAAATCATAGAAAAGGAATGAAGATTTTAAGGCCAAAAGCCAGAAGGGAGAGACATCGGATTACGTTTTCCTTGG GTTTCTTCTCTGGCTGCTCACTTGCACTTGTAGTAGCCACCGTTGTGCTTATACATGCAAGAGATCTGCTGAAAAGCCATGGGCGTACTCAGTACATGGATAACATGTTTCCTCTTTACAG CTTGTTCGGATTCATTGTCCTGCATATGCTTATGTACTCTGCAAACATATACTTTTGGAGGCGTTTCAGAGTCAATTATTCGTTTATTTTCGGCTTCAAGCAAGGAACAGAATTGGGTTACAGACAAGTCTTTCTTCTCAGTTCAGTTCTTGCTGTACTTGCATTGGTTGGcgtcatttcaaatttagatatgGAAATGGACGAAAGAACAAGAAGCTTCGGAGCCTTAACAGAACTAGTCCCTTTGGGATTACTTACT GTTGTGGTTCTCATAATATTCTGTCCCTTCAACATCATATACCGTTCAAGTCGCTTCATCCTAATCCAATCAGCGTTTCATTGTCTTTGTGCTCCTCTGTACAAG GTTACCCTCCAAGATTTTTTCTTGGCAGACCAGCTAACTAGCCAG GTGCAGGCTTTCAGAAGTCTTGAGTTCTATGTTTGTTATTATGGTTGGGGTGACTTCAAAATAAGATCAAACAAGTGCCAAGCAAGTGGTGTTTATAACAGTTTTTATTTCGTTGTAGCAATAGTTCCATACTGGATGCGTTTCCTGCAG AGCCTTCGACGCTTGATAGAGGAGAAAGATGCAATGCATGGGTATAATGGACTGAAATACTTCTCAATACTTGTAGCAGTTGCCATGAGGACAACTCATGATTTACAAAAGGGGATGATTTGGAAGATAATGGCTGCAGTGAGTTCAGGTGTTGCAACCATCATTGCTACATATTGGGACATTGTCGTAGATTGGGGTCTTTTGAGAAGGGATTCCAAAAACCCATGGCTGAGAGATAAACTCCTTGTATCGAACAGAAGTGTTTACTTTGCAGCAATG GCATTGAATGTTGTACTGAGACTTGCTTGGATGCAGTCAGTATTAGGGTTTAGGGAAGCACCTTTCCTGCATAGACAAGCGTTAATTGCAATAGTTGCCTGCTTGGAGATCATTCGACGTGGAATTTGGAATTTCTTCAg ATTGGAGAATGAACACTTGAACAATGTTGGGAAGTATCGAGCATTCAAGTCAGTGCCCCTACCTTTCCACCATTACAACGATGAAGACAGGAACATATAG